CATCAATGCGCAGAATGCAAAAATTGATGCCTTGGGAATTGATCCTTTAGGTGCCAGTCTTTCACGTCAGTTAACAGGTCTGGTCGCCGTGTTTTCTAATGGAGTTGATGTAACCGGTGATGACAATACCTTATTTCTTCAAGAACTCAACGTCGGTGACAGCATAAAGATCGCCGATCATATTGCTAAGGTAGTCGCGCTTAGTACCAATAAGCTGCTGACTATCGATCCACCACATCCCTCAGGTGCAGTGAACGCCAATGCCTATACCGATGAAAATTTGCTTACACTGAGAAACAGTGCGGATGCGACCAAGTTAATCGTCGATAAGTCTGGGGCGATGATGCGACGGATTGCATATGCAAGAGGTGAGCTATCAGACGGACTGGATAGCGGACAGATTCCAGGACGACTTCTAACTTTTAAAAAGCAGTTTGATAAGGATACTAGTGTTGTTCGTATAGGTTACTCTGATAGTTTTCGAGTGTACGGTCACGGAAAAGCCTGTCAATGGGAGTTGCGTGTAAACGGTGTGTCATGTCCGGGCGCACCGCTGCACTATGCATTGCATGTTTCCAATAGTGCCGGAGATATCAGTAACCATCATCGGCAGGGTTCAGTTTTTGGTTATTGCGAAGGACTGGATGCCGGCGTACATGAAATTCAGGTGTGGGTTGGGCAAGCACCTGGTTATAGCGGATCAGATTGTGCGACAGGTTGGAACACCACCTGGACGCTTGAAGCCGAAGAGGTTTTGAAATAACACACGGTAACGCAGCGTCGATGTCCTTCGTTTTGGACATCGACCGGTGTGCTGCTATTTTTCCTTCTTGTGCTCACCAGAAAGCACCTATTCATCATTTCAGCTTCCATTAGAGGCCACTAGAACATAGCAGTCAATCTGAGCCAGTCTAATGCTAAAAGGCGATATGGTACAGACTGGGAAACGGTTTTTCGCCGTCGAAAAGCATAACCAGAATTTATGCTTGAATATGACAACCCGTTTCACGATGATGTTCTCATAAATCAAAGACAAGTAACGCGTTTTCATACGCAAAGGAGACAAGCATGTCAGCCCACGAAAAAATCAATTACGTCGAGTTTCCGGCAAAGGATCTTGAGAAGGCCAAGCAATTTTTTCACAATGTCTTTGGTTGGAAATTTGTCGATTACGGCAACGAATACACAGCCTTCTTCCAGGCAGGCCTGGACGGCGGTTTTTTTAAATCAGACAAAACCGTGTCGACCGAAAGTGGTAGCGCGCTCGTCGTGTTCTATTCTGAACAACTGGAAGACACGCAGGCCAAGATCTTCAATGCGGGTGGGAGCATAGTAACCCCTACGTTCTCTTTTCCCGGCGGTCGTCGTTTTCACTTTGCGGACCCCAATGGCAATGAGTATGCGGTATGGTCGGACAAGGCTTGAGGCGCTCAAGATGCATTTTCTGTTAGTGTTTCGATTGGAGGTAGGTTTTCGATGAAATCTGTTTTTATTGCCTTCTATCTACTTACCATTGCGTCGTTTGCCCTGGCTGATTCCACGTCACCTTATGTTGGACAGGAACAACGAGAGATCAAGGCCCTGTCTCCGCAAGAAGTCGAAGGCTATCTTACGGGTAAGGGCCTGGGCTATGCCAAGGCGGCCGAGTTGAATCACTACCCCGGACCTAAACATGTGCTGGAAATCGCACAAGATCTCGCACTTACCGAAATGCAAATTACACAAACCCAGGCAATCTTCGATGAAATGCAGACGAAGGCTGTCGATTTAGGCAAGCAACTCGTCGACAAAGAAAAGTCCTTGGACCAACTTTTCGCCAACGGCGCTATCGACGCAAAGCAACTAAATACATTGGTATCCGCAATCGGCGAGCTACAAGCAAAGATACGATATGTGCATTTACAGGCGCATTTAAAACAAAAGACCGTACTCAACCAACATCAGATTCATCGCTATGATCAGATTCGAGGATATGGTGCACAGGGGAGTGGACACGAGCATAGCCATTTCCATTAGAACTGAAATTTGTAGCAAACAGGCCAGTTATTTTCTAGTGTACTGAGCTTTACTCGGTAAGTTACATTCCAACAGGCGCTCCATTCTGAGTGCTTGCCTACGCATCTCTAGCCAAGGTCGTACAGAACAACGGCTTTGAAGACTATATGTTCTGGACCAACGGACCTGCGGCTCAATCCGTTAATTACCTGCATTTTCATTTAGGGGTGAACTGGTTCGGGAATTATCTTACAAATCCTTGGATAGCTGATAGTGAAGATGCGTTTATACCGGCTGGATTGAGTTACTTGTAGTTATACTACAGATTCGGTATAACCTTGACATCGTCGTTGAATATAGCCCCTACACAAAAGTGAAAGCCATGTATTACAAAATAAAATTCGTCGTAGTCTTTTTCTTTGTCGCCGTTCTTGGTTGTTTTCATTCCGAATCAGACACCGACCTACCGTCGACGAGCTTTCCCCAGAAATGGACTGACTATGCGTTCTCCGACTTTAGTTTGAGCGATGAATACGTCTACTGGGAAACCCGACTGGGAGAAGTCATTGGAGACGAATCAGGCCGGAATGAGCCGGATCTCGTACTG
This genomic stretch from Gammaproteobacteria bacterium harbors:
- a CDS encoding VOC family protein, with product MSAHEKINYVEFPAKDLEKAKQFFHNVFGWKFVDYGNEYTAFFQAGLDGGFFKSDKTVSTESGSALVVFYSEQLEDTQAKIFNAGGSIVTPTFSFPGGRRFHFADPNGNEYAVWSDKA